The Candidatus Liberimonas magnetica genome window below encodes:
- a CDS encoding type II toxin-antitoxin system HicB family antitoxin has protein sequence MNKRFNAVITKEKKWYVAHCVELDVVSQGKTIEAAQKNLKEAVELYLESFSKDDIPESKGEMVIYPFEIAVR, from the coding sequence ATGAACAAAAGATTTAATGCGGTTATTACTAAAGAAAAAAAATGGTATGTAGCTCACTGCGTTGAATTGGATGTAGTCAGCCAGGGAAAAACCATTGAAGCAGCCCAGAAGAACTTAAAAGAGGCAGTTGAACTTTATCTTGAAAGCTTTAGTAAAGATGATATCCCTGAAAGCAAAGGTGAAATGGTTATATATCCCTTTGAAATTGCCGTTAGATAA
- a CDS encoding ferredoxin family protein produces the protein MSKVIIETDRCKGCTLCIEVCPKKSLIISKEFNKKGYHPAVPIAENGCTGCGFCYLMCPEVCIEVHKDNAK, from the coding sequence ATGAGCAAAGTAATTATTGAAACCGACAGGTGTAAAGGCTGCACTCTCTGCATAGAAGTCTGCCCTAAAAAATCACTCATAATTTCAAAGGAATTCAACAAAAAAGGCTACCATCCGGCTGTCCCTATAGCAGAAAACGGCTGCACAGGCTGCGGTTTCTGCTACCTGATGTGCCCGGAAGTCTGTATAGAAGTACATAAAGATAATGCAAAGTGA
- a CDS encoding N-acetyltransferase, with translation MKIRKAKVRDVKAIHALINHFAQKREMLARPLSEIYENIQEFVVAEEKGKIAGCCALHVSWEDLSEVKALAVDEKFHKKGLGSKLVSECHKISKNLGVNRVFCLTFVPNFFEKIGYKKIAREELPHKIWGECVRCPFFPDCGEVPLARQL, from the coding sequence ATGAAAATACGGAAAGCCAAAGTAAGAGATGTGAAAGCTATACATGCCTTGATAAATCATTTCGCGCAAAAAAGAGAGATGCTGGCAAGGCCGTTAAGCGAAATTTATGAGAATATCCAGGAGTTCGTAGTAGCCGAGGAAAAAGGCAAAATAGCCGGCTGCTGCGCTTTGCATGTATCCTGGGAAGACCTCTCAGAGGTAAAGGCCCTGGCTGTTGACGAGAAATTCCATAAAAAAGGGCTCGGGTCAAAACTGGTGTCAGAATGCCATAAGATCTCAAAGAACCTCGGAGTAAACAGGGTATTCTGCCTTACCTTTGTGCCTAACTTTTTTGAAAAAATAGGTTATAAGAAAATAGCAAGGGAAGAGCTGCCTCATAAGATCTGGGGTGAATGCGTCAGGTGCCCTTTTTTCCCGGACTGCGGCGAAGTCCCGCTCGCAAGGCAGTTATAA
- a CDS encoding 3-methyl-2-oxobutanoate dehydrogenase subunit VorB, with product MNKILLKGNIALCEGAIAAGCQAYFGYPITPQNEVPAHMSKRMTELGRVFLQAESELAAINMVLGAAGTGALAMTSSSSPGISLKQEGISYLVGCELPALIVNVQRGGPGLGNIAGSQGDYFQSTKGGGHGDYRMLVLAPSTVQEMYDFANMSFGLAFKYRNPVLILADGVVGQMMEPVTIVTSDQKPVTSKDQQQIAWALTGAKGRPPRFHRSLLMDDGALEKLNWKLNEKYNSIKKNEVRYESENIEDADIILVAFGIAARVAKVAARKAREQGIKAGLIRPITLWPFPEKVIADNAKPGRKFLVVEMNLGQMVEDVRLAVNGKCPVEFLGRPGGGLVNEQEVLQEIKTIAK from the coding sequence ATGAATAAGATATTATTAAAAGGAAACATAGCCTTATGCGAAGGGGCTATCGCGGCAGGATGCCAGGCCTATTTCGGCTATCCTATTACGCCGCAAAACGAGGTACCTGCTCACATGTCAAAAAGAATGACTGAGCTTGGCCGCGTGTTTTTGCAGGCAGAGTCCGAGCTTGCTGCTATAAACATGGTGCTCGGTGCTGCAGGTACAGGCGCCCTTGCCATGACTTCCTCTTCTTCGCCCGGGATATCCTTAAAACAGGAAGGCATATCGTACCTGGTGGGATGCGAGCTTCCGGCTTTAATAGTCAATGTCCAGCGCGGCGGTCCGGGCCTGGGCAATATTGCTGGTTCTCAGGGCGACTATTTCCAGAGCACAAAAGGCGGCGGCCACGGAGACTACAGGATGCTAGTCCTTGCGCCGTCAACAGTACAGGAAATGTATGATTTTGCAAATATGTCCTTCGGCCTTGCCTTTAAATACAGGAACCCGGTCTTAATCCTTGCAGACGGTGTAGTAGGCCAGATGATGGAACCGGTAACCATAGTGACCAGTGACCAGAAACCAGTAACCAGTAAAGACCAACAACAAATAGCTTGGGCTTTGACCGGGGCAAAAGGCAGGCCTCCGAGGTTTCACAGGTCGCTTTTAATGGACGATGGAGCACTTGAAAAGCTTAATTGGAAGCTTAATGAAAAGTATAATAGTATTAAAAAAAATGAAGTTAGATATGAGTCTGAAAACATTGAAGATGCGGATATAATACTCGTTGCTTTCGGTATAGCTGCAAGGGTCGCAAAGGTCGCAGCAAGAAAAGCAAGAGAGCAGGGAATAAAAGCCGGCTTAATACGGCCCATAACGCTCTGGCCGTTCCCTGAAAAAGTAATAGCTGATAATGCAAAACCCGGAAGAAAGTTTCTGGTTGTAGAAATGAACCTGGGCCAGATGGTTGAAGATGTCCGTCTTGCCGTAAACGGTAAGTGCCCGGTTGAGTTTTTAGGCAGGCCCGGCGGCGGGCTTGTCAATGAACAGGAAGTGCTTCAAGAGATAAAAACAATTGCAAAATGA
- the metW gene encoding methionine biosynthesis protein MetW, whose translation MTNIVRLDYRIIADIIQEGSRVLDLGCGSGELIEYLEKEKKAKVQGIEVDEKAIHDCIEKGLNVFHSDIDSGLPDFPDKAFDYIILNQSLQQIKKIDFVMEEAFRVAKNVIIGFPNFAHYKARYMLSIQGRSPVTKSLPYQWHDTPNVRFLSAADFKRFCKEKNFNILEAHFLGKNREIHFLPNLFAYDAIFVLSK comes from the coding sequence GTGACAAACATTGTAAGGCTTGACTATAGGATAATAGCCGATATCATACAAGAAGGTTCCCGCGTTCTTGACCTTGGCTGCGGCAGCGGCGAATTGATCGAATACCTGGAAAAAGAAAAAAAGGCAAAAGTCCAGGGCATAGAAGTGGATGAAAAAGCCATCCATGACTGCATAGAAAAGGGCTTAAACGTATTCCACTCCGATATTGATTCCGGGCTTCCTGATTTTCCCGATAAAGCCTTTGATTACATAATCCTTAACCAGAGTTTGCAGCAAATAAAGAAGATAGACTTTGTTATGGAAGAAGCTTTCCGCGTGGCAAAAAACGTTATTATAGGTTTCCCGAACTTCGCCCATTATAAAGCCAGGTATATGCTCTCTATTCAGGGCCGCTCACCGGTAACAAAATCCCTGCCATACCAGTGGCATGATACCCCGAATGTCAGGTTTTTAAGCGCCGCTGATTTTAAGCGGTTCTGTAAAGAAAAAAATTTCAATATACTTGAAGCGCATTTCCTGGGCAAAAACAGGGAAATCCATTTTCTACCGAACCTTTTTGCTTACGATGCGATTTTTGTGCTGTCAAAATAA
- a CDS encoding UvrD-helicase domain-containing protein produces the protein MTNAFLEQLNKEQQDAVLHINGPLIIFAGAGTGKTRVITYRIAHMLNQGISPYHILAVTFTNKAAEEMRKRVDNLVPSLGKAVWVSTFHSFCAHFLRVEAKNIGLDPQFLIYDDTDQKNVIKKCIEELILDDKKYKPARILEIISRAKDDMLDADSFEIHAQTSADTFRQIVATVYKLYQNKLKEASALDFGDLLLSTVEALRDDERLRQKYQERFTHVLVDEYQDTNHAQYLLTKYISAKHKNLCVVGDDDQSIYSWRGADVRNILEFENDYPECKMIKLEENYRSVSNILDSAWNVIKNNEKRVDKKLWTSKKEGNDVKLYESATAIEEAQSVVSRIEYLKNNKNEKFNDFAVFYRTNAQSRVLEDAFRRAGIPYAIVGSVRFYDRQEIKDLMAYLRLLHNPNDNISFARIINVPKRGIGKTAFKSIEQASKDKGVSLWYALEHMSSIEATPSARKSILEFKEMIYQLRLSKNNLTIRQITEKIIEKTGYLKELEAEDTPEAQNRIENIYELLTAIGEFEARSPDKSLSGYLTQVSLVNDIDEWKDTFDKVTLMTLHLAKGLEFRTVFITGLEEGLVPIGESAFDMDELEEERRLMYVGMTRAKEDLYLSWAQERTVFGKTRWNMRSRFIDEAKVFIEERASMPEIKRNVSSYSPEPAPTKANSGPFQLESRVKHEKFGLGRIIDKSGSGDDLKVVVLFDTGQWKKLVVKYANLEELTD, from the coding sequence ATGACTAACGCATTTTTGGAACAACTTAACAAGGAGCAGCAGGATGCGGTGCTCCATATAAACGGGCCGCTGATAATATTTGCAGGAGCAGGCACTGGAAAGACCCGCGTCATCACTTACCGTATAGCCCACATGCTCAATCAGGGGATATCGCCTTATCACATCCTGGCAGTTACTTTTACCAATAAAGCAGCCGAAGAGATGAGGAAAAGGGTAGACAACCTGGTACCTTCGCTCGGCAAAGCCGTGTGGGTCTCAACTTTCCATTCTTTCTGCGCTCATTTTTTAAGGGTAGAAGCAAAAAATATCGGGCTTGACCCTCAGTTCCTGATCTATGACGATACTGACCAGAAGAACGTTATAAAGAAGTGCATAGAAGAGCTTATCCTTGACGACAAAAAGTATAAACCTGCAAGGATATTAGAGATAATATCCAGGGCAAAGGACGACATGCTTGACGCTGACTCCTTTGAAATACATGCACAGACATCCGCTGACACTTTCAGGCAGATTGTGGCGACGGTTTACAAGCTTTATCAAAACAAACTTAAAGAGGCAAGCGCTCTTGATTTCGGTGACCTGCTCTTGTCTACGGTAGAGGCTTTGCGTGATGACGAGCGGTTAAGGCAGAAATATCAGGAGAGGTTCACCCATGTCCTGGTAGACGAGTACCAGGACACCAACCACGCCCAGTACCTCCTTACAAAATATATCTCGGCAAAACACAAGAACCTTTGTGTTGTAGGCGATGACGACCAGTCTATCTACTCCTGGCGCGGCGCAGACGTAAGGAACATCCTTGAATTTGAAAATGATTATCCTGAGTGTAAGATGATAAAACTCGAAGAGAATTACCGCTCTGTATCTAATATACTGGATTCCGCCTGGAACGTAATAAAAAACAACGAGAAACGCGTAGATAAAAAACTTTGGACGAGCAAAAAAGAGGGCAATGATGTTAAGCTTTATGAATCAGCTACAGCTATCGAAGAAGCCCAGAGCGTTGTAAGCAGGATAGAGTACCTGAAAAATAACAAGAATGAAAAATTCAATGATTTTGCGGTCTTTTACCGCACTAACGCCCAGTCAAGAGTCCTTGAAGACGCTTTCAGGCGTGCAGGCATACCTTATGCCATAGTCGGCTCCGTGCGGTTTTACGACAGGCAGGAAATAAAAGACTTGATGGCCTACCTCAGGCTTCTCCATAACCCGAACGACAACATCAGTTTTGCAAGGATAATAAATGTGCCTAAAAGAGGAATCGGTAAAACTGCCTTTAAATCGATAGAGCAGGCCTCAAAAGATAAAGGTGTTTCTCTCTGGTATGCTCTTGAGCACATGAGCTCGATTGAAGCGACTCCTTCTGCAAGAAAATCTATCCTTGAATTCAAAGAAATGATATATCAGCTGAGGCTTTCAAAAAACAATCTGACTATAAGACAGATAACTGAAAAAATAATCGAAAAAACAGGTTATTTAAAAGAACTTGAGGCTGAAGACACACCTGAGGCACAGAACAGGATCGAGAACATATACGAACTCTTGACCGCGATAGGCGAGTTTGAAGCACGCTCGCCCGATAAATCCTTATCCGGTTATTTGACCCAGGTATCGCTTGTAAATGATATAGACGAGTGGAAGGATACTTTCGATAAGGTAACTCTGATGACGCTCCATCTTGCTAAAGGTTTGGAGTTCAGGACGGTTTTTATCACCGGGCTTGAAGAGGGGCTTGTTCCTATAGGCGAATCTGCCTTTGATATGGATGAACTCGAAGAAGAAAGAAGGCTTATGTATGTCGGAATGACAAGGGCAAAAGAAGACCTTTATTTAAGCTGGGCACAGGAGAGGACGGTTTTCGGCAAAACCCGCTGGAACATGAGGTCACGGTTCATTGACGAGGCAAAAGTATTTATAGAAGAAAGAGCAAGCATGCCTGAAATAAAAAGAAACGTTTCATCCTATAGCCCTGAGCCCGCTCCTACCAAGGCTAATTCCGGGCCGTTCCAGCTTGAATCCCGTGTAAAACACGAAAAATTCGGCCTGGGGAGGATCATAGATAAATCCGGTTCAGGAGACGATTTAAAAGTTGTTGTTTTATTTGATACAGGGCAGTGGAAGAAACTTGTAGTAAAGTATGCCAACCTTGAAGAATTAACAGATTAA
- a CDS encoding ferredoxin gives MKVYIDKEACTGCGLCVSTCPDVFDMDENLAVAKQRNINDKNKESVKQAAKDCPLEAIKIEE, from the coding sequence ATGAAGGTTTATATTGACAAGGAAGCCTGTACCGGCTGCGGATTATGTGTTTCTACCTGCCCGGATGTTTTTGATATGGACGAGAACCTGGCTGTGGCAAAGCAAAGGAATATTAATGACAAGAATAAGGAAAGCGTGAAACAGGCAGCAAAGGATTGCCCGCTTGAAGCTATTAAAATAGAAGAATAA
- the nth gene encoding endonuclease III codes for MKNNILEAIKRLKKEYPDAKVALSYSNPLEILVATILSAQCTDERVNIVTQALFKKYRKLDDYANADLKEFEQDIRSTGFYRHKAKNIINSAKLILKNFKGKVPDKMEEILTLPGVARKTANVVLGNAYGIIEGIVVDTHVIRLSQRLGFTKNEAPEKIEQDLMKIVPKKDWFAFSYLLQSHGRKICKARNPDCPGCFLNYLCPSSGKF; via the coding sequence ATGAAAAACAATATTTTAGAAGCAATAAAAAGATTAAAAAAAGAATACCCGGACGCAAAGGTTGCGTTAAGTTATTCCAACCCTTTAGAGATACTTGTTGCTACCATACTTTCAGCCCAGTGTACGGATGAGCGGGTCAATATAGTTACACAGGCTTTATTTAAGAAATACAGGAAACTCGACGATTACGCAAATGCGGACCTGAAAGAATTTGAGCAGGACATACGTTCAACGGGTTTTTACAGGCACAAGGCTAAAAATATCATAAATTCAGCAAAACTGATATTGAAGAATTTTAAAGGCAAAGTCCCGGATAAGATGGAAGAAATATTGACCCTCCCCGGTGTTGCAAGAAAGACTGCAAATGTAGTTTTGGGCAACGCTTACGGGATAATCGAGGGGATAGTAGTAGACACTCATGTTATAAGGCTTTCACAAAGATTAGGGTTCACCAAAAATGAAGCCCCTGAAAAGATCGAACAAGACTTGATGAAGATAGTGCCGAAAAAAGACTGGTTTGCTTTTTCCTACCTCCTGCAATCCCACGGAAGAAAAATCTGTAAAGCCCGAAACCCGGACTGCCCCGGCTGTTTCCTGAATTACCTTTGTCCTTCAAGCGGCAAATTTTAA
- a CDS encoding homoserine O-acetyltransferase gives MENKKEGIGEVETKYYTFAQPPNELVLESGHKLGPITIAYETYGNLNRQKDNVILVLHAFSGDAHAAGYLKSEEKPGWWDDMIGPGKAFDTDKYFVICSNIIGGCKGSTGPSSINPSTNKPYGLDFPHITIRDMIEAQKHLIEHLGIDKILCVTGGSMGGMQALQWIASYPEKVLSCIPIATTLKHSPQQIAFDEVGRQSIMADPSWLNGNYYEKGQPVRGLSVARMIGHITYMSDQSMEEKFSRRLKDENYSFSFKTDFEVEGYLRYRGDSFVKRFDANSYLYITKAMDYFDLSGKKLTQKDKKHDIKFLVLSFESDWLYPSYQSREIVKQIRKKYIDVMYCEIKSTYGHDSFLVEVDAQTNLIKHFLDKIKG, from the coding sequence ATGGAAAATAAAAAAGAAGGCATTGGTGAAGTAGAAACCAAATATTATACTTTTGCCCAGCCTCCAAACGAACTGGTACTTGAATCCGGCCATAAACTCGGGCCTATTACAATCGCGTATGAAACTTATGGGAACCTGAACAGACAAAAAGATAACGTTATACTTGTCCTGCATGCTTTTTCCGGTGACGCTCACGCAGCGGGTTACTTAAAAAGCGAAGAAAAGCCAGGCTGGTGGGATGACATGATAGGCCCAGGCAAGGCATTTGATACGGACAAGTATTTTGTTATATGTTCAAACATAATAGGAGGATGCAAAGGCAGTACCGGACCTTCTTCGATTAATCCTTCTACGAACAAACCCTACGGGCTGGATTTCCCGCATATAACGATCCGGGACATGATAGAGGCTCAAAAACACTTAATTGAGCATTTAGGTATCGATAAGATCCTTTGCGTGACAGGCGGCTCAATGGGCGGGATGCAGGCGCTTCAATGGATAGCCTCATACCCTGAAAAAGTTTTATCCTGTATACCTATAGCCACGACCTTAAAACATTCCCCCCAGCAGATCGCCTTCGATGAAGTAGGGCGGCAATCGATAATGGCTGACCCGTCCTGGCTTAACGGTAACTATTACGAAAAAGGCCAGCCCGTAAGAGGGCTTTCCGTGGCCCGCATGATAGGCCACATTACTTATATGAGCGATCAGTCCATGGAGGAAAAATTTTCAAGAAGGCTAAAGGACGAAAATTACAGCTTCAGCTTCAAAACGGATTTTGAAGTGGAAGGCTACCTCCGCTACAGGGGAGACAGCTTCGTTAAAAGGTTTGACGCAAATTCCTACCTTTATATCACTAAAGCCATGGATTATTTTGACCTCTCAGGAAAAAAACTGACCCAAAAAGACAAGAAACACGACATCAAGTTTCTCGTCCTTTCCTTTGAATCGGACTGGCTGTACCCGTCATACCAGTCAAGGGAGATAGTAAAGCAGATAAGGAAGAAATATATTGATGTAATGTACTGCGAAATAAAGTCAACCTACGGCCACGATTCGTTTTTAGTTGAAGTTGACGCTCAAACAAATCTAATAAAACATTTTTTAGATAAAATTAAAGGATAA
- a CDS encoding four helix bundle protein, translating to MQNNISERLLDFAAQIIKLTSHFYDRVELRIIGKQIIRSATSSGANYEEACSAESRLDFVHKMQIVLKELRETTYCLKLIERTNLVKNLSILTLNKRM from the coding sequence ATGCAAAATAATATTTCTGAAAGATTATTAGACTTTGCAGCACAAATAATTAAATTGACATCTCACTTTTATGACAGAGTAGAATTAAGGATTATAGGAAAACAAATTATTAGGTCAGCAACATCCAGCGGAGCTAATTATGAAGAGGCTTGCAGCGCTGAAAGCCGTTTGGATTTTGTTCACAAGATGCAAATAGTCCTTAAAGAATTAAGAGAAACTACGTATTGTCTAAAACTAATTGAAAGAACGAATTTAGTAAAGAATTTAAGCATTTTAACATTAAATAAAAGAATGTGA
- a CDS encoding chorismate-binding protein, with amino-acid sequence MLVYTRFENKPLLFSSPKAVISCNTPSDLKRAFEALESLLDKGYYIAGFLSYEAGYGFEDKLKLDKTYKFPLLYMGCYSRPVPAKDFLKKASGTFRVSGLKTSLSYEDYQQNIRRIHDFISIGDVYQITYCIKMKFQFEGSETSLFSRLLHDQPVPYPAYIEADRFKVVSLSPEMFMKRNGRLTSTKPMKGTWPRRKNPVLDFAARFQLKYDLKNRAENVMITDLLRNDLGRIGEDVNVTRLFEVSSYKTLYQMTSSIEAKVKNNISVYDIFASLFPSGSVTGAPKIRAMEVIREIETEERNIYTGAIGFIAPDRSFYFNIPIRTLLLEGGKGEMGIGGGIIWDSTPQGEWDEGILKAKFLTDISVR; translated from the coding sequence ATGCTGGTATACACACGATTTGAGAATAAACCCCTTCTTTTCAGCTCGCCCAAAGCTGTCATTTCCTGCAATACTCCTTCGGATCTTAAGAGAGCTTTTGAAGCCCTTGAGTCCCTGCTTGACAAAGGTTACTACATCGCGGGATTTTTATCTTATGAGGCAGGCTACGGTTTTGAGGACAAACTGAAACTCGATAAAACCTATAAATTCCCGCTTCTTTATATGGGGTGCTACAGCCGGCCTGTACCAGCAAAGGATTTCCTTAAAAAAGCATCCGGTACTTTCCGAGTAAGCGGGCTGAAAACATCTCTTTCTTACGAAGATTACCAACAGAATATACGCCGTATCCATGATTTTATTTCAATAGGCGATGTGTACCAGATCACCTATTGTATAAAAATGAAATTTCAATTTGAAGGCAGCGAAACTTCTCTTTTTTCAAGGCTCCTGCATGACCAGCCCGTGCCGTACCCGGCATACATCGAAGCTGACCGTTTTAAGGTAGTGTCATTATCGCCGGAGATGTTCATGAAAAGAAACGGCAGGCTCACCAGCACAAAACCGATGAAAGGGACCTGGCCCCGCAGAAAAAACCCTGTGCTTGACTTTGCCGCGCGTTTTCAGCTCAAATATGACTTAAAAAACCGCGCTGAAAATGTCATGATAACAGACCTTCTAAGGAACGACCTGGGCAGGATCGGAGAAGATGTAAATGTTACGCGCTTGTTCGAAGTCTCATCATACAAGACTTTATATCAGATGACCTCAAGCATTGAAGCAAAGGTCAAAAACAATATCTCAGTTTATGATATTTTTGCTTCCTTATTCCCCTCAGGCTCAGTTACTGGAGCGCCCAAGATACGTGCCATGGAGGTCATACGCGAAATAGAAACAGAAGAGAGGAACATCTATACCGGCGCTATAGGTTTTATAGCTCCGGACAGGAGTTTCTATTTCAATATCCCGATAAGGACACTGCTTCTTGAAGGAGGGAAAGGAGAGATGGGGATAGGCGGAGGTATTATCTGGGATTCCACCCCCCAAGGCGAATGGGATGAAGGCATATTAAAAGCCAAATTCCTGACGGATATTTCAGTGCGCTGA
- a CDS encoding 2-oxoacid:acceptor oxidoreductase family protein, whose amino-acid sequence MKENMISEEIIIAGFGGQGVLLTGMILAQAALEEDKHTTWFPSYGAEMRGGTANSSVIISDEEIGSPVFVNPSTLIALNEQSLNKFLPKMKNGSMIIYNSSLVCKKPNIPDVTVKPIPATELADKQIKNVRTANMITLGVFLRSKNILSLNSAKKACEKAFPDKPELIKANQAALELGYNFK is encoded by the coding sequence ATGAAAGAAAATATGATTTCTGAAGAAATAATCATTGCTGGTTTTGGCGGGCAGGGGGTCCTTCTTACAGGCATGATACTTGCCCAGGCTGCACTTGAAGAAGACAAACATACCACCTGGTTCCCGTCCTACGGCGCAGAGATGCGCGGCGGTACGGCTAATTCATCCGTTATCATATCCGACGAGGAGATAGGGTCTCCTGTTTTTGTAAACCCATCAACCCTGATAGCTTTAAATGAACAGTCTTTAAACAAATTTCTTCCGAAGATGAAAAATGGTTCTATGATAATATATAATTCTTCTCTGGTTTGTAAAAAACCAAATATACCGGATGTAACTGTAAAACCTATCCCGGCAACCGAGCTTGCTGATAAACAGATTAAAAATGTAAGGACGGCAAATATGATAACTCTGGGTGTGTTTTTAAGGTCAAAAAATATCCTTAGCTTAAACAGCGCAAAAAAAGCCTGCGAAAAAGCCTTTCCGGATAAACCAGAACTAATAAAAGCCAATCAGGCAGCATTGGAATTGGGATACAACTTTAAATAA
- a CDS encoding type II toxin-antitoxin system HicA family toxin — MVKLPILSGHNLIKVLKKAGFEIIRQKGSHVSLSKEQFRTVVPLHDELAKGTLLAILRQCGLTKEDIFKLK, encoded by the coding sequence ATGGTTAAGCTTCCAATACTTTCAGGACATAATTTAATAAAAGTATTAAAGAAAGCCGGATTTGAAATTATTCGACAAAAAGGCAGCCATGTTAGTTTAAGTAAAGAACAATTTAGAACAGTAGTTCCTCTTCATGACGAATTAGCCAAAGGTACTTTGCTTGCCATCCTCCGCCAATGCGGCCTGACCAAAGAAGATATTTTTAAATTGAAATAG
- a CDS encoding thiamine pyrophosphate-dependent enzyme has protein sequence MKSILSRPLSLKSNEHLYCPGCGHGIIHRLVAEVIDELGVREKTIGIAPVGCAVFAYDYFNVDVTEAPHGRPPAVATGIKRVLPDRVVFTYQGDGDLAAIGTAETVHAANRGENITVIFVNNAIYGMTGGQMAPTTLLGQKTATTPAGRDLKRDGPPLKVCELLSQTQGAAYLERVAVNNPKNIIKAKKAIKKAFQNQINNKGFSLVEVLSMCPVNWAMTPNESIKWIDEVFLKTFPLGIYKDKQ, from the coding sequence ATGAAAAGTATATTAAGCCGTCCTTTATCGCTTAAATCAAATGAGCATTTATACTGCCCCGGCTGCGGGCACGGGATAATCCACAGGCTTGTGGCAGAAGTTATAGATGAGCTTGGGGTAAGAGAAAAAACCATAGGTATCGCTCCTGTAGGCTGTGCTGTATTCGCTTACGATTATTTCAATGTTGACGTCACAGAAGCGCCTCACGGCAGGCCTCCTGCGGTTGCAACCGGGATAAAAAGGGTGTTGCCGGACAGAGTTGTATTCACCTATCAGGGTGACGGAGACCTGGCAGCTATCGGCACCGCCGAAACAGTACATGCGGCGAACAGGGGTGAAAATATAACTGTTATTTTCGTAAACAACGCTATCTACGGAATGACCGGCGGCCAAATGGCGCCGACCACCCTTCTTGGCCAGAAAACGGCTACCACTCCCGCAGGAAGAGATCTTAAAAGAGACGGCCCCCCTTTGAAGGTCTGCGAACTCTTGTCTCAGACACAGGGTGCGGCATACCTTGAAAGAGTTGCTGTTAATAACCCTAAAAATATAATCAAGGCTAAGAAGGCGATAAAGAAAGCTTTTCAGAACCAGATAAATAATAAAGGGTTTTCCTTGGTTGAAGTCCTTTCCATGTGCCCTGTCAACTGGGCAATGACACCAAACGAATCTATCAAGTGGATAGATGAAGTATTTTTAAAAACATTCCCACTTGGCATTTATAAAGATAAACAATAA